In one Actinomyces trachealis genomic region, the following are encoded:
- a CDS encoding SLC13 family permease: MPTQNVTRTRTRSKSEPMSNRQRIGLVLAVIVFITPLAVDVPGLEDLGERMLSVFLLAIVLWVSEAIPLVATAMLVIGLEVLLISDQALLAVPEDATPYSKFLGALANPVIILFLGGFFIADGAAKYHLDKNLAAVLIRPFAGSARSTVLGLMVITALLSMFMSNTATTATMFAVVIPILAAVPEGKARAGIALSIPVAANVGGIGTPVGTPPNAIALQALAGRGHQVSFASWMAMAVPLMLVILLGAWLLLALLFIPKGLGVDLEMTASWHTYRQAVTFYVIATVTILLWMTEALHGMSANVVGFLAVVALLVTRVMGGDDIAKLSWPVLWLVAGGIALGQGVAASKLDVWILGLINWEAMPVLTVLVVMGALGLGMSNVISHSAAANLLIPLAMSLATGIHGLEPTTIAVVLALACSLGMSLPISTPPNAIAYATGEVDTNDMAKVGVVIGLAGTTLLVLVMPPLWSALGLL, from the coding sequence ATGCCGACGCAGAACGTCACCCGTACCCGCACTCGCTCAAAGTCAGAACCCATGAGCAACAGGCAGCGAATAGGCCTGGTGCTGGCAGTCATCGTCTTCATCACTCCGCTCGCGGTGGACGTGCCTGGGCTGGAGGACCTGGGTGAACGGATGCTGTCAGTTTTCCTGCTGGCCATCGTGCTGTGGGTCTCCGAGGCTATCCCCCTGGTGGCCACCGCCATGCTCGTGATCGGCTTGGAGGTCCTGCTCATCTCCGACCAGGCCCTGCTGGCAGTGCCTGAGGACGCCACCCCCTACAGCAAGTTCCTGGGCGCCCTAGCAAACCCCGTCATCATCCTGTTCCTGGGTGGATTCTTTATCGCCGACGGCGCCGCCAAGTACCACCTGGACAAGAACCTTGCGGCGGTGCTCATCCGGCCCTTCGCTGGATCAGCCCGTTCCACAGTGCTGGGCCTGATGGTCATCACCGCTCTGCTAAGCATGTTTATGTCCAACACCGCGACCACGGCCACCATGTTCGCCGTCGTCATCCCGATTCTTGCGGCCGTGCCGGAGGGCAAGGCCCGCGCTGGCATTGCCCTGTCCATCCCCGTGGCGGCCAATGTGGGTGGCATCGGCACACCGGTGGGTACACCGCCCAACGCTATCGCCTTGCAAGCCTTGGCTGGGCGTGGCCACCAAGTGTCCTTTGCCAGCTGGATGGCGATGGCAGTGCCGCTGATGCTGGTGATCCTCCTGGGTGCCTGGCTGCTGCTGGCGCTGCTATTCATCCCCAAAGGCCTGGGGGTGGACCTGGAGATGACGGCGAGCTGGCACACGTACCGGCAGGCAGTCACCTTCTATGTGATCGCCACCGTGACCATCCTGCTGTGGATGACCGAGGCCCTGCACGGGATGAGCGCTAACGTGGTGGGCTTCCTTGCGGTGGTGGCCCTGCTGGTCACTCGCGTAATGGGCGGGGATGACATCGCCAAGCTCTCCTGGCCGGTGCTATGGCTTGTGGCGGGTGGTATTGCCCTGGGGCAGGGCGTAGCCGCCTCCAAGCTGGACGTGTGGATCCTCGGCCTCATCAACTGGGAGGCCATGCCCGTACTGACGGTGCTGGTGGTGATGGGGGCGCTAGGGCTCGGCATGTCAAACGTCATTAGCCACTCTGCCGCCGCCAACCTCCTCATTCCCCTGGCCATGAGCCTAGCCACCGGCATCCATGGGCTGGAGCCCACAACCATCGCCGTGGTGCTGGCCCTGGCTTGCTCACTAGGCATGAGCTTGCCGATCTCCACCCCACCCAATGCCATCGCCTACGCCACCGGTGAGGTGGACACCAACGACATGGCCAAGGTGGGTGTGGTGATTGGCCTGGCGGGCACCACCCTGCTGGTGCTGGTCATGCCACCACTGTGGTCCGCCCTGGGGCTGCTGTGA
- a CDS encoding response regulator: protein MKLTILVVEDEPEVRDAVLGDLEVFSPTVRIEPAEDVDDAWDVVKEVDSDGDRLALVLADHRLPGRSGVDMLVEMTGDERTAAAGKVLVTGQADQADTIRAVNQAGLDHYIAKPWAPADLQETVRTQLTDYVLTQGLDPLPHLRALDAARAMKAIRGTD, encoded by the coding sequence ATGAAGCTGACTATCCTCGTCGTGGAGGACGAGCCGGAGGTGCGTGACGCCGTGTTGGGGGACCTGGAGGTCTTCTCACCCACCGTCCGCATCGAGCCCGCTGAGGACGTCGACGACGCCTGGGACGTGGTCAAGGAGGTGGATTCAGACGGCGACCGGTTGGCGCTGGTACTGGCTGACCACCGCCTGCCAGGGCGCAGCGGCGTCGACATGCTGGTCGAGATGACCGGTGATGAGCGCACCGCCGCAGCAGGTAAGGTGCTGGTCACCGGGCAGGCGGACCAGGCTGACACCATCAGGGCCGTGAACCAGGCGGGCCTGGATCACTACATCGCCAAACCTTGGGCACCCGCCGACCTGCAGGAAACCGTGCGCACCCAGCTGACTGACTATGTGCTGACGCAGGGCCTGGACCCGCTGCCACACCTGCGGGCCCTGGACGCTGCGCGCGCCATGAAAGCGATCCGCGGCACCGACTAG
- a CDS encoding sensor histidine kinase, whose product MSAAVRAEAQTEGHTGLVVAVVSATSLGSQATHEVEAGVGQLAQVVRMRSLAELVARAVGQEEPALGTVALIIATDEVGNLDDVASLVAQSPALASARLILLTERTDLQDLGRAIDDDLVREVVAVPWTPGAIGERAAAQTFRWMQDNLSEEELCRHAVTEDADPGERLSPLLTALIHSTDVLTGEFIAACEQVLGPRPRLHLPAGVRLTRQGQTVAGVYIVVNGAVALTRETRVGEVTLHHATTGRIIGLVSLASHGRAYVTSTTTTDVELILLSIEQLDRSLRENPVTEQTLAALLIASLTTRLARSEILQVEKIELASALDEERKQATVALAALEQARLELLAQERFATLGELASGVAHELNNPVAALEGANKHLRRDLSALLARHPDGELINATAAAARTRPAASTRQERADRRALEAVVGDRELARRLVTLGMGASTDPKQVRALIADKDRLSVALLAASLGREARNATLATDRIRGLVSSLSTYVRPEGEMSQDVDVREVLEDSLRLTAHRLHGVELVREYEEVPTVPGRSGELAQVWTNILSNAADALAACMAQEPEGSFQPRVQLRALREEDTVRVEVEDNGPGIDPAVLPHIFEPRFTTKHGQVRFGLGLGMGLAKSVVDSHGGVIDVTSQPGRTCVTVVLQTATSRSAERHQFKVSRSDDQTQSKEEQ is encoded by the coding sequence GTGAGTGCCGCCGTGCGGGCCGAGGCCCAGACCGAGGGACACACTGGGCTGGTCGTCGCGGTGGTCTCCGCCACCTCCTTGGGGAGCCAGGCCACCCACGAGGTGGAGGCCGGGGTAGGGCAGCTCGCCCAAGTGGTGCGCATGCGCTCCCTGGCGGAACTAGTGGCCCGCGCCGTCGGCCAGGAGGAACCCGCCCTGGGCACCGTCGCCCTCATCATCGCCACCGATGAGGTCGGCAACCTCGACGACGTCGCCTCCCTGGTGGCTCAGAGTCCCGCATTGGCTTCTGCCCGCCTCATCCTGCTAACTGAGCGCACAGACCTGCAGGACCTCGGCCGCGCCATCGACGACGACCTGGTGCGCGAAGTGGTGGCCGTGCCTTGGACCCCCGGAGCCATCGGGGAACGGGCTGCCGCCCAGACCTTCCGTTGGATGCAAGACAACCTCTCCGAGGAGGAGCTGTGCCGTCACGCGGTGACGGAGGACGCCGACCCTGGCGAGCGCCTCTCCCCACTGCTGACCGCCCTGATCCACAGCACGGACGTGCTCACCGGCGAGTTCATCGCCGCCTGCGAGCAGGTGCTCGGGCCCCGCCCCCGCCTGCACCTGCCCGCTGGTGTGCGTCTGACCCGCCAAGGGCAGACCGTTGCTGGGGTGTACATCGTGGTCAACGGGGCGGTGGCGCTCACCCGCGAGACCCGTGTGGGAGAGGTGACACTGCACCATGCCACCACTGGCCGCATCATCGGCCTAGTCTCCCTGGCCTCCCACGGCCGCGCCTACGTCACCTCAACCACCACCACCGACGTCGAGTTGATCCTCCTGTCCATTGAGCAGTTGGACCGCTCACTGCGGGAGAACCCCGTAACCGAGCAGACCCTAGCTGCGCTGCTGATCGCCTCCCTGACCACCCGCCTGGCCCGTTCCGAGATCCTCCAGGTGGAGAAGATTGAGCTGGCCTCCGCCCTGGACGAGGAGCGCAAGCAGGCCACCGTGGCGCTGGCCGCCCTGGAGCAAGCCCGCCTGGAGCTGCTGGCGCAGGAGCGCTTTGCCACCTTGGGTGAGCTGGCCTCCGGCGTCGCCCACGAACTCAACAACCCCGTGGCGGCCCTGGAAGGCGCCAACAAGCACCTGCGACGGGACCTGTCCGCCCTGCTCGCCCGCCATCCCGATGGCGAACTCATCAACGCCACTGCTGCTGCCGCCCGCACCCGCCCCGCCGCCTCCACCCGCCAGGAGCGGGCGGACCGGCGTGCCCTGGAAGCAGTGGTGGGGGACCGTGAGCTTGCCCGGCGCCTAGTGACCCTCGGCATGGGGGCCAGCACCGACCCCAAGCAGGTGCGGGCTCTGATCGCCGACAAGGACCGCTTGTCCGTCGCGCTGCTGGCTGCCTCGTTGGGCCGCGAGGCCCGCAACGCCACCTTGGCCACTGACCGTATCCGGGGCCTGGTTTCCTCCCTGTCCACCTACGTGCGCCCTGAGGGGGAGATGAGCCAGGACGTCGATGTGCGCGAGGTCCTGGAGGACTCGCTGCGGCTGACTGCCCACCGGCTCCACGGTGTGGAGTTGGTGCGCGAGTACGAGGAGGTGCCCACTGTGCCTGGGCGCTCCGGCGAACTCGCCCAGGTGTGGACCAACATCCTGTCCAATGCTGCCGACGCGCTGGCGGCCTGCATGGCCCAGGAGCCGGAAGGTAGCTTCCAGCCGCGAGTGCAGCTGCGTGCGCTGCGGGAAGAAGACACCGTGCGGGTGGAGGTGGAGGACAACGGGCCGGGCATCGACCCAGCCGTCCTGCCACACATTTTTGAGCCCCGCTTCACCACCAAGCACGGTCAGGTCCGCTTCGGCCTGGGCCTCGGTATGGGGCTGGCCAAGAGTGTTGTGGACTCCCACGGGGGAGTTATTGACGTGACGTCGCAACCGGGTCGCACCTGTGTGACCGTGGTGCTGCAGACCGCTACCTCAAGGAGTGCGGAGCGGCACCAGTTCAAAGTGTCCCGGAGTGATGACCAGACGCAGAGCAAGGAGGAGCAATGA